The following are from one region of the Penaeus vannamei isolate JL-2024 chromosome 28, ASM4276789v1, whole genome shotgun sequence genome:
- the LOC113814876 gene encoding coiled-coil domain-containing protein 12: MRNEEKIGTLEETAQKRRERLLALKRKRQGDSEDKDDNDEEKDNEELPSSQVLFRNYKPRDEALEEVALPAVEPAKVEDLVKQQLNDGEKAKEEVQVEITNLAPKKITFDLKRGIQAQLDKLDRRTDKSIAELIRQRLKEGKQQDFLIAVNAGAQAQQKAGYDSDED, translated from the exons ATGAGGAACGAGGAGAAAATAGGAACTTTAGAAGAAACAGCACAGAAACGACGAGAGAGGTTGCTCGCCTTGAAGAGGAAAAGGCAAGGAGATtctgaggataaggatgataatgatgaggaaaaggataatgaagaaCTACCTTCTTCCCAGGTCTTGTTTAG AAATTACAAGCCAAGAGATGAAGCTTTAGAAGAGGTCGCCCTTCCAGCTGTAGAGCCGGCTAAGGTTGAAGATTTAGTAAAACAGCAATTAAATGATGGAGAGAAAGCCAAGGAGGAAGTGCAG GTGGAGATAACAAACCTGGCACCCAAGAAAATCACCTTTGACCTGAAGCGTGGCATTCAGGCTCAGCTGGACAAGCTTGACCGGCGCACAGACAAGTCTATTGCGGAACTCATTAGACAGAGACTGAAGGAGGGAAAACAACAAGACTTCCTTATTGCAGTGAATGCAGGTGCTCAAGCACAACAGAAGGCTGGATATGATTCTGATGAAGACTGA